Proteins from one Sylvia atricapilla isolate bSylAtr1 chromosome 1, bSylAtr1.pri, whole genome shotgun sequence genomic window:
- the ADNP2 gene encoding activity-dependent neuroprotector homeobox protein 2 isoform X2, producing MDQEMVVSCPKCAFSSRSKVVGEHVWMFHSSNKRIQNYTVSILDGMKQFRSDIINFTCLKCQFTDTLYYNMKKHVLINHFKNILSVYFGEKCDESTPNSFEFYCKKCNAPANSPDSLMYHILTAETHRDLENKLRSLISEHIKKPGFVKQMYIAPKPVLAIATAAPSAGPAAVPAGSVTTPACIQVAFPQNNQNQSMVQTQAVQNTDGPVTVLSASGSLPQTTCAPAATSSHVALVPSNPPVPQNNLGIQSSPSQPVVVSHRLPLHHSVGTVSRAVASAVLPLNQPIRPTLFPVNQPVGTINSPIPAGTLSATQPVGTVNPSVAPGVLPVNQPVAPGILSVSQSLGNTNRPIDSRVLPMTQTVGSSLLQLNQPIAPGVVPVTQPVGPGFLQLNQPVAPAVIPVNQPVQPPVSQSTTFLTAGSILRQLIPTGKQVNGVPTFTLAPVSVTLPVPPGGGVATVSPTQVPVQLVQSGSVPQLSQLSANAPSPPVVLTSENVSLQASPPAPETSQAVRQAKQWKTCPVCNELFPSNVYEVHMEVAHKPREVKVETPEPHKLAACAVFLRMTEKAIWCYDCKCFLCEEELMKHIFMHGLSCLFCTGTFFDLKSLVEHNKTSHNGKKQLHASYSNKGIQLGDDAQGGLVFPHFDFNTVLPDEDMGEREVHLVVFVGICSSILVPVYIKVKPQTAQVNRRCTRKMFTCPFCLGTFAGRETYEKHLKERHHVMPTVHTLLNSPAFKCIHCCGVYPGNMTLTAIAVHLLRCRSAPKDTNSSLKMHLEHTERKELLIVNGEKHLSVVLKRKQSDSCFVAEDQRNKEQQPPSLNTGIALSQENEVNSGVVPFKRQKIRTEMRKLPSSEDLRFLAVDPNQYDHNSYEAQKQFLSDYFHKRPYPSKKEVELLSLLLYAWKIDVVSFFGKMRSTCLKAIKHQKPSVLMGFSMSELKNIKHSLNLKDGPLDM from the coding sequence ATGGACCAAGAAATGGTGGTTTCTTGCCcaaaatgtgcattttcctCTCGTTCCAAAGTAGTGGGAGAACACGTCTGGATGTTTCATTCGTCTAATAAACGAATACAGAACTATACAGTCAGTATTTTGGATGGCATGAAACAATTTAGGAGTGACATCATAAACTTCACGTGTCTAAAATGTCAATTCACAGACACCTTGTATTACAATATGAAGAAACATGTGCTGAtaaaccattttaaaaacatactaAGTGTATATTTTGGAGAGAAATGTGATGAAAGTACACCAAATTCATTTGAGTTCTACTGTAAAAAATGTAATGCTCCTGCAAACAGCCCAGATTCTTTAATGTACCATATCTTGACAGCTGAAACACACAGAGACCTGGAGAACAAACTTCGATCTCTGATTTCAGAACATATTAAAAAGCCTGGATTTGTGAAACAAATGTATATTGCTCCAAAGCCTGTCCTGGCTATAGCAACAGCTGCTCCATCTGCAGGACCTGCCGCTGTCCCAGCAGGTTCTGTGACAACTCCAGCCTGCATCCAGGTTGCATTTCCACAGAATAATCAAAATCAGAGCATGGTGCAGACGCAAGCAGTTCAGAACACAGATGGACCAGTGACGGTCCTAAGTGCCTCTGGCAGCCTCCCACAAACcacctgtgctcctgctgctacATCCTCTCACGTCGCCCTTGTGCCCAGCAATCCTCCTGTGCCTCAGAACAACCTTGGTATCCAGTCGTCCCCTTCACAGCCCGTTGTTGTTTCTCATCGGCTCCCTCTGCATCATTCTGTTGGGACAGTAAGTAGAGCTGTGGCCTCTGCAGTTCTTCCTCTTAATCAGCCCATCAGGCCTACGCTCTTCCCTGTTAATCAGCCCGTTGGTACTATAAACAGTCCCATTCCAGCTGGAACGCTCTCTGCTACGCAACCTGTTGGCACTGTGAATCCATCAGTTGCACCAGGAGTCCTCCCTGTGAACCAGCCAGTTGCTCCAGGAATTCTGTCTGTCAGCCAGTCACTTGGGAACACGAACAGACCCATTGATTCCAGGGTCCTTCCTATGACGCAGACAGTTGGGTCAAGTCTTCTCCAGCTTAACCAGCCTATTGCTCCTGGGGTGGTTCCTGTCACACAGCCTGTTGGACCTGGATTCCTTCAGCTTAATCAACCTGTTGCTCCAGCAGTTATCCCAGTAAACCAGCCAGTTCAGCCTCCGGTTTCTCAAAGCACAACTTTTTTGACTGCGGGCTCTATACTGAGGCAGTTGATTCCCACTGGCAAGCAGGTTAATGGGGTACCTACTTTCACACTGGCCCCTGTCTCAGTAACTTTGCCTGTACCTCCTGGTGGTGGAGTAGCGACTGTGTCGCCTACGCAGGTGCCTGTCCAGCTCGTGCAGTCAGGGTCGGTGCCTCAGCTGTCCCAGTTGTCAGCCAATGCTCCGTCTCCTCCTGTGGTTCTGACCTCTGAGAATGTATCCCTGCAGGCCTCCCCACCTGCTCCTGAAACAAGCCAGGCTGTCAGACAGGCCAAGCAGTGGAAGACCTGTCCTGTTTGTAATGAGCTTTTCCCGTCAAATGTCTATGAGGTGCACATGGAGGTGGCCCACAAACCCCGTGAAGTAAAGGTAGAAACCCCAGAACCTCACAAACTTGCAGCTTGCGCAGTCTTTCTGAGGATGACAGAAAAGGCCATCTGGTGTTACGATTgtaaatgttttctctgtgagGAAGAGCTTATGAAGCATATCTTCATGCATGGCTTATCTTGCTTGTTTTGCACAGGTACTTTCTTTGACTTAAAAAGCCTAGTGGAGCACAACAAAACTTCACACAATGGGAAAAAGCAGTTGCATGCAAGTTACAGTAACAAAGGAATTCAGCTAGGTGATGATGCTCAGGGTGGCCTTGTATTTCCACACTTCGATTTCAACACAGTGCTACCAGATGAAGACATGGGTGAAAGAGAGGTACATTTGGTAGTGTTTGTTGGAATATGTTCGTCAATTCTTGTCCCTGTTTACATCAAAGTGAAACCTCAGACAGCACAAGTGAACAGGAGATGCACCAGAAAAATGTTCACCTGTCCGTTTTGCTTAGGTACATTTGCTGGTAGAGAAACCTATGAAAAGCATTTGAAAGAGAGGCATCATGTAATGCCAACTGTGCATACCCTTTTAAACTCTCCTGCTTTCAAGTGCATCCACTGTTGTGGTGTGTACCCTGGAAATATGACTCTGACAGCTATTGCTGTGCATTTGCTCCGTTGTAGAAGTGCTCCCAAAGACACCAATTCAAGCCTGAAGATGCATCTTGAGCACACTGAGAGGAAAGAGCTGCTGATTGTGAATGGTGAGAAACATCTTTCTGTGGTactgaaaagaaagcaatcaGATTCCTGCTTTGTTGCAGAAGACCAAAGGAATAAGGAACAGCAGCCTCCAAGCTTAAATACTGGCATAGCTCTGTCTCAAGAGAACGAAGTGAATTCAGGAGTAGTGCCTTTCAAACGACAGAAAATTAGGACTGAGATGAGGAAGCTTCCTTCCAGTGAGGATCTTCGCTTTCTAGCGGTAGATCCTAATCAGTATGATCACAATTCATATGAGGCACAAAAACAGTTTTTGTCAGACTACTTTCACAAGAGGCCATATCCTTCTAAAAAAGAGGTGGAATTACTTTCTTTGCTGCTATATGCGTGGAAAATTGATGTTGTATCATTCTTTGGAAAAATGAGGAGTACATGCTTAAAGGCGATAAAACATCAGAAACCATCTGTGCTGATGGGTTTCAGTATGTCTGAACTAAAAAACATTAAGCACAGTTTGAATCTAAAAGATGGACCGTTGGATATGTAA
- the ADNP2 gene encoding activity-dependent neuroprotector homeobox protein 2 isoform X1: MFQIPVQNLDNIRKARKKVKDILVDLGLDSCRELLKNLKSFDAGENYFCNTSWSDVSPWEPVGKKKRYRTKPYCCSLCKFSSKWLTSFKNHLHRYHEDEMDQEMVVSCPKCAFSSRSKVVGEHVWMFHSSNKRIQNYTVSILDGMKQFRSDIINFTCLKCQFTDTLYYNMKKHVLINHFKNILSVYFGEKCDESTPNSFEFYCKKCNAPANSPDSLMYHILTAETHRDLENKLRSLISEHIKKPGFVKQMYIAPKPVLAIATAAPSAGPAAVPAGSVTTPACIQVAFPQNNQNQSMVQTQAVQNTDGPVTVLSASGSLPQTTCAPAATSSHVALVPSNPPVPQNNLGIQSSPSQPVVVSHRLPLHHSVGTVSRAVASAVLPLNQPIRPTLFPVNQPVGTINSPIPAGTLSATQPVGTVNPSVAPGVLPVNQPVAPGILSVSQSLGNTNRPIDSRVLPMTQTVGSSLLQLNQPIAPGVVPVTQPVGPGFLQLNQPVAPAVIPVNQPVQPPVSQSTTFLTAGSILRQLIPTGKQVNGVPTFTLAPVSVTLPVPPGGGVATVSPTQVPVQLVQSGSVPQLSQLSANAPSPPVVLTSENVSLQASPPAPETSQAVRQAKQWKTCPVCNELFPSNVYEVHMEVAHKPREVKVETPEPHKLAACAVFLRMTEKAIWCYDCKCFLCEEELMKHIFMHGLSCLFCTGTFFDLKSLVEHNKTSHNGKKQLHASYSNKGIQLGDDAQGGLVFPHFDFNTVLPDEDMGEREVHLVVFVGICSSILVPVYIKVKPQTAQVNRRCTRKMFTCPFCLGTFAGRETYEKHLKERHHVMPTVHTLLNSPAFKCIHCCGVYPGNMTLTAIAVHLLRCRSAPKDTNSSLKMHLEHTERKELLIVNGEKHLSVVLKRKQSDSCFVAEDQRNKEQQPPSLNTGIALSQENEVNSGVVPFKRQKIRTEMRKLPSSEDLRFLAVDPNQYDHNSYEAQKQFLSDYFHKRPYPSKKEVELLSLLLYAWKIDVVSFFGKMRSTCLKAIKHQKPSVLMGFSMSELKNIKHSLNLKDGPLDM, translated from the exons atgtttcaaattcCTGTTCAAAACCTTGATAATATAAGGAAGGCTCGAAAAAAGGTGAAGGACATTCTTGTGGATCTTGGGCTTGACAGCTGCAGGGAGTTGTTGAAG aaTCTTAAAAGTTTTGATGCAGGTGAAAACTACTTTTGTAACACTTCATGGAGTGATGTATCTCCTTGGGAGCCTGTGGGCAAAAAGAAG AGATACAGAACAAAGCCATACTGCTGTAGCTTATGCAAGTTCTCATCCAAATGGCTTACTTCTTTCAAGAATCACTTGCATCGTTACCATGAGGATGAAATGGACCAAGAAATGGTGGTTTCTTGCCcaaaatgtgcattttcctCTCGTTCCAAAGTAGTGGGAGAACACGTCTGGATGTTTCATTCGTCTAATAAACGAATACAGAACTATACAGTCAGTATTTTGGATGGCATGAAACAATTTAGGAGTGACATCATAAACTTCACGTGTCTAAAATGTCAATTCACAGACACCTTGTATTACAATATGAAGAAACATGTGCTGAtaaaccattttaaaaacatactaAGTGTATATTTTGGAGAGAAATGTGATGAAAGTACACCAAATTCATTTGAGTTCTACTGTAAAAAATGTAATGCTCCTGCAAACAGCCCAGATTCTTTAATGTACCATATCTTGACAGCTGAAACACACAGAGACCTGGAGAACAAACTTCGATCTCTGATTTCAGAACATATTAAAAAGCCTGGATTTGTGAAACAAATGTATATTGCTCCAAAGCCTGTCCTGGCTATAGCAACAGCTGCTCCATCTGCAGGACCTGCCGCTGTCCCAGCAGGTTCTGTGACAACTCCAGCCTGCATCCAGGTTGCATTTCCACAGAATAATCAAAATCAGAGCATGGTGCAGACGCAAGCAGTTCAGAACACAGATGGACCAGTGACGGTCCTAAGTGCCTCTGGCAGCCTCCCACAAACcacctgtgctcctgctgctacATCCTCTCACGTCGCCCTTGTGCCCAGCAATCCTCCTGTGCCTCAGAACAACCTTGGTATCCAGTCGTCCCCTTCACAGCCCGTTGTTGTTTCTCATCGGCTCCCTCTGCATCATTCTGTTGGGACAGTAAGTAGAGCTGTGGCCTCTGCAGTTCTTCCTCTTAATCAGCCCATCAGGCCTACGCTCTTCCCTGTTAATCAGCCCGTTGGTACTATAAACAGTCCCATTCCAGCTGGAACGCTCTCTGCTACGCAACCTGTTGGCACTGTGAATCCATCAGTTGCACCAGGAGTCCTCCCTGTGAACCAGCCAGTTGCTCCAGGAATTCTGTCTGTCAGCCAGTCACTTGGGAACACGAACAGACCCATTGATTCCAGGGTCCTTCCTATGACGCAGACAGTTGGGTCAAGTCTTCTCCAGCTTAACCAGCCTATTGCTCCTGGGGTGGTTCCTGTCACACAGCCTGTTGGACCTGGATTCCTTCAGCTTAATCAACCTGTTGCTCCAGCAGTTATCCCAGTAAACCAGCCAGTTCAGCCTCCGGTTTCTCAAAGCACAACTTTTTTGACTGCGGGCTCTATACTGAGGCAGTTGATTCCCACTGGCAAGCAGGTTAATGGGGTACCTACTTTCACACTGGCCCCTGTCTCAGTAACTTTGCCTGTACCTCCTGGTGGTGGAGTAGCGACTGTGTCGCCTACGCAGGTGCCTGTCCAGCTCGTGCAGTCAGGGTCGGTGCCTCAGCTGTCCCAGTTGTCAGCCAATGCTCCGTCTCCTCCTGTGGTTCTGACCTCTGAGAATGTATCCCTGCAGGCCTCCCCACCTGCTCCTGAAACAAGCCAGGCTGTCAGACAGGCCAAGCAGTGGAAGACCTGTCCTGTTTGTAATGAGCTTTTCCCGTCAAATGTCTATGAGGTGCACATGGAGGTGGCCCACAAACCCCGTGAAGTAAAGGTAGAAACCCCAGAACCTCACAAACTTGCAGCTTGCGCAGTCTTTCTGAGGATGACAGAAAAGGCCATCTGGTGTTACGATTgtaaatgttttctctgtgagGAAGAGCTTATGAAGCATATCTTCATGCATGGCTTATCTTGCTTGTTTTGCACAGGTACTTTCTTTGACTTAAAAAGCCTAGTGGAGCACAACAAAACTTCACACAATGGGAAAAAGCAGTTGCATGCAAGTTACAGTAACAAAGGAATTCAGCTAGGTGATGATGCTCAGGGTGGCCTTGTATTTCCACACTTCGATTTCAACACAGTGCTACCAGATGAAGACATGGGTGAAAGAGAGGTACATTTGGTAGTGTTTGTTGGAATATGTTCGTCAATTCTTGTCCCTGTTTACATCAAAGTGAAACCTCAGACAGCACAAGTGAACAGGAGATGCACCAGAAAAATGTTCACCTGTCCGTTTTGCTTAGGTACATTTGCTGGTAGAGAAACCTATGAAAAGCATTTGAAAGAGAGGCATCATGTAATGCCAACTGTGCATACCCTTTTAAACTCTCCTGCTTTCAAGTGCATCCACTGTTGTGGTGTGTACCCTGGAAATATGACTCTGACAGCTATTGCTGTGCATTTGCTCCGTTGTAGAAGTGCTCCCAAAGACACCAATTCAAGCCTGAAGATGCATCTTGAGCACACTGAGAGGAAAGAGCTGCTGATTGTGAATGGTGAGAAACATCTTTCTGTGGTactgaaaagaaagcaatcaGATTCCTGCTTTGTTGCAGAAGACCAAAGGAATAAGGAACAGCAGCCTCCAAGCTTAAATACTGGCATAGCTCTGTCTCAAGAGAACGAAGTGAATTCAGGAGTAGTGCCTTTCAAACGACAGAAAATTAGGACTGAGATGAGGAAGCTTCCTTCCAGTGAGGATCTTCGCTTTCTAGCGGTAGATCCTAATCAGTATGATCACAATTCATATGAGGCACAAAAACAGTTTTTGTCAGACTACTTTCACAAGAGGCCATATCCTTCTAAAAAAGAGGTGGAATTACTTTCTTTGCTGCTATATGCGTGGAAAATTGATGTTGTATCATTCTTTGGAAAAATGAGGAGTACATGCTTAAAGGCGATAAAACATCAGAAACCATCTGTGCTGATGGGTTTCAGTATGTCTGAACTAAAAAACATTAAGCACAGTTTGAATCTAAAAGATGGACCGTTGGATATGTAA